CGTAGGTGAGGATCGGCAGGATCGGTCCGAAGATCTCCTCCTGCATCACCTCCATCTGATCGGTGGCGTCCAGCACCAGGTGCAGGGCCATCCGGTGCTCGGCCGAGGAGAAGTCCGCGCCCTCGGGGTTGAGCTCGAGGATGGTCGCGCCCTTCTCCCGGGCGTCCTCCAGCAGCCCCTGCAGTCGCTGGTGGTGCCGCTCGTTCACCACCGAGGTGAAGTCCCGGTTCTCCAGCAGGCCCGGATAGAAGTCGGCGTAGGTGGCCTTGATGCCCTCGACCAGGGCGTCCCGGCGGGCGGCGTCGATGAAGACGTAGTCCGGGGCGATGCAGGTCTGGCCGCCGTTGAAACCCTTGCCGAAGGTGATCCGCTTGACCGCCTCGTGGAGGGGGAAGCTGGAGTGGATGATGGTCGGGGACTTGCCGCCCAGCTCCAGGGTCACCGGCACCAGGTTCTTCGCCGCCGCCATCATCACCAGGCGGCCCACGGCGGTGGAGCCGGTGTAGATGAGGTGATCGAAGGGCAGCTCGGAGAAGGCCTTGCCCACCTCGGGGCCGCCCTGCACCACCGCCACCAGGTCCTCGTCGTAGATCTCGGCCAGGAGCTCGGCCATCAGCTGGGAGGTCTTCGGGGTGAGCTCCGAGGGCTTGATCATCGCCCGGTTTCCGGCGGCGAGGACGCTGACCAGGGGCAGGAGGGCGAGCTGCACCGGGTAGTTCCAGGGCGCGATGATCCCCACCACCCCCAGGGGCTGGCGGACGATCCGCGCGGTGGCGGGCTTGAACTCCAGGGCGACCGGCACCTTCACCGGCTTCATCCAGCGGCGCAGGTGCTTCTTCGCGTGCTTGATGGCGCCCACCGCCATCATGATCTCGGTGATCACCGTCTCGTGCCGGGAGCGGCAGACGAAGTCGGCCTGGATGGCGGCGACGATCGCATCCTGCTTCTCCCGCAGCAGGCGGTCGAGGGCGTCGAGGCGGGCCTTGCGCTCGGCGAGGGTGGGGTAGCGGTCCCGGTCGAAGGCCTGCTGCTGCTTCTCCAGCAGGTCCTTCAGGGCGAGGGAGGGATCGCCGCCCTTCGCGGGCTTCGGATCGGCTGCGACGGCCGTGGACATGACGGGCCTCCTTCGAAAGTAGCCTATGATTATCCCACGCGCTGGCGCGATGCGTCACCGCTCTCGTCCCCCTCGCTCGGAGGTCCGGATGCGACCGACCCCACTCGTCCTCGCGCTCGTCTCGCTCGGCCTGACGGCCTGCCCGGGCGCGGCGCACCGGCCCGCGCCGGAGCCCGAGGGCGAGGCGCCTCCGACCGCCGCGGTCTACGGACCGGCCGAGCTCGCCCCCCGCGGGATGGGCGGTGTGGCCGAGCCGCCCCCGGCACCTCCGGCACTTTCCTCCCCGGCGGCCCGCTGCCCGGAGGGCTTCGCGCCGCTGGGCGCGGTCTGCCACCCGGCCGCTCCGGCCCTGGTCGAGTCGCGCAGCGCCTGCGAGCGGGAGGGCGGGGCGGCCTGCGAGGCCCACGCCGGGGCGGTCCTGGAGGTGCTGGAGGTGGCCCACGAGCGCTACGAGGCGATCGCCCTCGGTGGGGGGGAGGGGCGAGAGGCCACCCGTCTGCTGGCCCGTCAGCTGAAGCAGAAGCTCGACGGAGCCGAGCGCCTCGGCGCGGCCTACGAGGGCGTGATCGCGCTCCCCGCGGGGCCCTGGCGTCACCACGCCCAGGTGCAGGAGGGTGCCCTCTGGGAGCACCTCGCCGAGGGCCTCACGACGATCCCGGCCCCGGCCCCGCTCACCCCCGAGCAGCAGTCGATCTTCCAGGCGGCGCTGGAGGAGAAGGCCGCGCCGGTGCGCGAGAAGGCCCGCGATCTCTACGTGCAGGCGGTGACCGGCGCCGCGGGCCTGGGCCTCGAGGACGAGCTGATCCGCTGGGCGCAGGCGCGCCTGCGGGCGATCGACGGATCAGGCGCGCCGGCGGGTGAGGCCGAGCAGGAGTAGCAGACCGAGGGCCACCGGGGCGCCGCTCCGCCGGCTGCTCGAGCAGCCGCAGCCCTTCTCGTCGCCGCTCCCTCCACCGCCGCCGTCGCTGACGCTCCCACCGTCGGTGCCGCCGTCCTCGCCCGTGCCGCCGTCGGGCGTCACCGGATCGCAGGCGTCGCCCGCGCCGTCGCCGTCGCTGTCCGCCTGATCGGGGTTGGGATCCGAGGGGCAGTTGTCGGTGCAGTCCGGGGCGAAGCCCGGCGGGGGCGTGGCGCTGCAGAAGGTCGAGGGCTCGGCCGGGTGGCCGTGACCGTCGCCGTCTCCGTCGAAGCAGTAGACCTGGGCCTCGCTCACGGTGGCGTCGACGTCGTCGCAGTCGGAGGCCGCCTCCACTCCGTCCCCGTCGACGTCCGGATCGCAGACGTCACCCAGGCCGTCGAGGTCGAGATCCTCCTGCCCGGGGTTGCTGGCCGCCGGGCAGTTGTCGTCGCCGTTCGTCACCCAGCCCATGGGCGGGCTGCCGCAGTAGGCGGTGGGCGCGCCCGGCTCGCCGTGGCCGTCGGCGTCCGCGTCGGGCCAGTGATCGACGCCCGCCTGGACCGAGGCGTCGAGATCGTCGCAGTCGCCGGTGGCGTCCACACCGTCGCCGTCGGCGTCGGCGTCGCAGGCGTCGCCCTCGCCGTCGCCGTCGAGGTTCGTCTGGAGGGGGTTGGGGGCGGCCGGGCAGTTGTCGAGCGGGTTGATCACTCCGTCGCCGTCCAGATCCCCCAGGGGGCCGTCGTCGTTGAGGGGGTCGAGGTAGTCGATCAGGCCGTCACCGTCTGCGTCGTCGTTGGTCGGGTCGCCGTCGCCGTCGTAGTCCTCGTCCGCAGTGGGGATCCCGTCGCCGTCGTCGTCGGGATCGAGGGCGTCGATGAGGGCGTCGCCGTCGCTGTTCGGGGTGGCTGTCCCCCCGAGGGTCTCCACGAAGTCACCCACGCTGTCGCCGTCGCTGTCGCCGAGGGAGGGGTCGGTGCCCAGGGTGCAGCGCTCGAGGTGGTCGGGGAGGCCGTCGCCGTCGCTCTCGACGCTCGCGCCGATGACCTCCACCGTCCGGACGCTCGAGTAGTCGGC
This DNA window, taken from Deltaproteobacteria bacterium, encodes the following:
- a CDS encoding coniferyl aldehyde dehydrogenase, with the protein product MSTAVAADPKPAKGGDPSLALKDLLEKQQQAFDRDRYPTLAERKARLDALDRLLREKQDAIVAAIQADFVCRSRHETVITEIMMAVGAIKHAKKHLRRWMKPVKVPVALEFKPATARIVRQPLGVVGIIAPWNYPVQLALLPLVSVLAAGNRAMIKPSELTPKTSQLMAELLAEIYDEDLVAVVQGGPEVGKAFSELPFDHLIYTGSTAVGRLVMMAAAKNLVPVTLELGGKSPTIIHSSFPLHEAVKRITFGKGFNGGQTCIAPDYVFIDAARRDALVEGIKATYADFYPGLLENRDFTSVVNERHHQRLQGLLEDAREKGATILELNPEGADFSSAEHRMALHLVLDATDQMEVMQEEIFGPILPILTYESMDEVVDYVNHHPRPLALYYFDRDSGRVREMMQRTIAGMVTVNDTLTHAVIEELPFGGVGASGMGAYHGLHGFETFSHQKAVLYQSRFHALNLMNPPYGKLIERFLAFMMR